A window of Bufo gargarizans isolate SCDJY-AF-19 chromosome 9, ASM1485885v1, whole genome shotgun sequence contains these coding sequences:
- the LOC122919891 gene encoding complement C5-like, translating to MILVHTALLFMLYGGGCSQEQTFLVMGPRVWRVGAQEPVLVQSFGHTENLPVRISVLSYPDKKRKFSTQHLELTPANNFQGLATLQLQVKDFPRKDGTAQYVYLEAQSKSFTKEERVPVTHRNGFLFIQTDKPVYTPDQSVKFRVYSMDEELRPARRDVTVTFKDPDEVKMDVITQPDATGIVSFPDFKIPANPKFGTWKMEAVYGADYTTATAAVFDVKEYVLPRFFVTIEPKQNYISYETFDTFTITVKASYYYTKKVERAKVFIRYGLIESGRRRMMANCIDVQTMTDGEAVFQFRGQQAVQELGYSQLEELDGAFLYITATVEETEGSQSEESENSDVKFVTTPYTLKLIRTPLYVKPTLPYYVKVREDRTFCQTTV from the exons GTTCCTGGTGATGGGCCCCCGGGTGTGGCGAGTGGGCGCTCAGGAGCCCGTGCTCGTCCAGAGCTTTGGACACACAGAGAATCTCCCCGTCCGGATCTCCGTACTCAGTTACCCCGATAAAAAGAGGAAGTTCTCCACCCAGCACCTGGAGCTGACCCCCGCCAACAACTTCCAGGGGCTGGCCACCCTCCAG TTACAAGTGAAGGATTTCCCCCGGAAGGACGGCACCGCGCAGTATGTGTATCTGGAGGCTCAGTCCAAGTCATTCACCAAGGAGGAGCGTGTCCCTGTCACACATCGCAACGGCTTCCTCTTCATCCAGACCGACAAACCCGTCTACACCCCCGACCAGTCCG TGAAGTTTCGGGTCTACTCCATGGATGAAGAACTGAGGCCGGCGCGCCGAGACGTCACTGTCACCTTCAAG GATCCGGACGAGGTGAAGATGGATGTGATCACGCAGCCGGACGCCACTGGAATCGTCTCCTTTCCCGACTTTAAGATTCCAGCCAACCCCAA ATTTGGGACATGGAAGATGGAAGCTGTCTACGGCGCAGACTACACGACCGCCACCGCTGCGGTGTTTGACGTAAAGGAATACG TCCTGCCCAGATTCTTTGTCACCATCGAACCGAAGCAAAACTATATATCGTACGAGACGTTCGACACGTTCACCATAACGGTGAAGGCAAG TTATTATTACACTAAAAAAGTGGAGCGGGCGAAAGTCTTCATCCGCTACGGGTTAATAGAGAGCGGCAGGCGGAGGATGATGGCGAACTGCATCGATGTGCAGACA ATGACTGATGGAGAAGCCGTGTTCCAGTTCCGGGGGCAGCAGGCGGTGCAGGAGCTCGGATATTCGCAGCTGGAGGAGCTGGACGGAGCCTTCCTGTATATAACGGCCACGGTGGAGGAGACGGAAG GTTCTCAGTCTGAAGAGAGTGAAAACTCAGACGTCAAGTTTGTGACCACTCCGTACACCCTGAAACTGATCAGGACCCCGCTCTATGTGAAGCCCACGCTGCCCTACTACGTGAAGGTGAGAGAAGACAGAACGTTCTGTCAAACTActgtataa